The DNA region GATCAAGATGAAATAACGGAGGGGAAGCTATATTAATATGCTGGAATTGATAGACTCTATGCTTATGCACTCTTTAAAGGAAAATCAAATGAGTGCCATTAGATTTCGCAAAACAAGGGTTagcatgaaataaaaaaaatagtgattATCTTCAGCAAATTTTTTTAACACTAATTAAATATTTAGACATTTTTAGAGCATGAATAaagtttcttaaattttttaacattaattaaatatttagacATTTTTAACACTATTATCAAGAGAAATTAAGTTTTCATGACCTATATGAATAATTTTGGTACTTGTTTTATTACATAGCAAGACTTGATTTGGTCCAGAAAATTCTGATGCAATGAGCAAATGTGATTGGCCACGAGTAATGTAATGTGATGCTTTATATCAAAGAACTaagaatttttagagatattaGAAGTAGTGACCATGAATGATTTTAGATTGTAAAAATTGGATGGTAGTGGAGCTGTCATAGATGAAGAACTAGCTAAATTTGTAGATGAGTTGGACTGAGTTGGAAATTGTTGATTAAATTTGTGAAAGTATGTGATTGCAGTATGTCCAAACCTTCTATAAATCTGACCTTAAGGTCTGAAACCGAAAGAATTTTCAAACCTTCCACCTCGGCTAAATCCTCTTCCAACTCCTCTACCTTGAAGACCTCTACCAAAGTCTCTTTCAATATTTGCTTGTATGAAATTTGACTGGATTAAatcatgttatatttttttaaatcactTTATCATGTTCTCATGACTAAGAAGGAGAGATTCTACTTCTAAGAGTGTAAGAGAATCAGATTTTGACaatatatattacaaaaataatacatatttaatgtgtTCTTCCATTATCAGCACATGACCTAATGCGGCCAAAGAATCTACTACATCCTGAATTTGCTTAAGATATTCAGTAATTGAGAATCATGCTTTTTTGATAGTCTTCACTTTAGATTTTAGttgtttgatttgaattttggaggtttgtgaaaaaatttttgaatctttTGCCAAATCTGATATGTAAACTTGCATCTTAGCATTTGAGTTTTTACGAAACATCCATAGATGAGAGTAACTATGTCATTAATTAAGGATCTTTAATCGTCtattctttatatatatgttGAAGATTCTGtatctgctttctttttctgcttTTGTATTAAATCTTGGAGAAATTTTTTCTTGTACCAGATGATCTTCAAGAGAATTTATCCCAATTGTGTGAAGGGCCAATTGTTGCTATATTCGATAGGACTTCTTGTCAAGTTTGTCAAGAATTGGTATAAAGTGAAAATGTTTGTTGGTTGATGCAATGGTGGAGACAAAAATGATTTCAGCCATGAATCAACCTAAACTATAGATACCATATAAAGTTTATGAAAGAATAAATGTTGAAAAAGATGAATAGAAGAGAATTAGGAAGAAGATGCGAAAAATGGAGAGAATGCTACTATGTTTCTCATATAAAAATACTCTAGTATTAATATGCTAACCCTTTTGTCCTATTGTGAAGGACACtactgtatgtatatatatacacatacacaTTAACAAGTAACTAGCTTCCAATTGACTCTCCTTTTCTTGTAACAGAAATAACAGAATTTGACTCCTAGGCGTTAGGTGCCCGGTTGATGTTGGGCGCTAGGCATTGGTTCGCAGGTACTAGGCGCCTCCCTCTCTTGTCTTCTTAGACCCAATCCTAACCCATTTAGCCAAATTCTAACACCATCTTCACCAAACTTTGTCCTCCCACCATTTTCATTCTCATTCTCATTCCTATAAAAACTGGCCCCTCTCCAATCATTTCCATTAATATATGAGGCGCAGATAGTTCAATTCCATCTTGATGATTATAATTATCCCTATCTTTGAAGAACTTCTTGTTTCCATCAACCCCAAAATTCTCCATCTAATTCACAGGACTCTGATATTTCATACggcttttagaattttcaaaataaaatttttgacgtCACCCTTTGTCGTTACCGCTgtacttctcttcctcttcatttctaGTATCAGTGTTACTGTCATCGCCACCTTCGTCAATTCTTAAAATCCAATTCAATCTGACTCTCTTAGATTTTTTCACTTTCTACCTACCAATTGTGACACCATCGATGTTGTTGTTATGGTTCTCTTTCCTCTCGCTGCTCCTTAGGATTTGGCTAAGTTTTTTTAGTGGTGCTGATAGTGGTGATGGTATGATGGTGTTGCAGGTGAGTAAGATAATAGTGATAGAGGGATATAAAAATTTGGTGtttagaagaaaataaattattataatattcgATGTTAAAGATAGAAAAAGGGAGTAATTTAGtgatattagttaatattttaaaatggccaataaaaatttaataatagttTTGTtaccaaaatttatattttaatttagtttttttttgaataattttgtcaTTATTAATCActgtgaataaaaataattatttttttatgtatatcaagaaaaacaaacaaatgAATAACATAGGTTgaataatatattttgttaataaaaatgttggattactcaatttttttaattaagtctaatCAAGTCGAATTTATAAAAATGcgcatttcttttcttcttcgtcTCCCTCTTCTTCCACCTTCATTATCATCGTCACTGTCTCTTCCTTTCCctacttctctttctctttctccttttcctcttttttcatttttttattttcatttgattcattCTCCTtattattttctctcttctttctcttttattattatcatcatcatcttcatcttcttctttttagtTCAATATCacacaaataattaaaaataacaaaaataacacataacttttttgttaataatataaGAAATCTGTTAAAAATGatactgaaattttttataaatgacataaaaaatttttaaagaaccacaaattcaaaattttaactcatcaatcaacaaaatacattcaAATGTATTTTGGAACAAAAATGACACCAATTTATTACAAATAACACAGAAATGACTAAACCTCTTAAATACAAGTTTAATACCACTCAATTAGTTTAATGATAAGAAaagttagttaaaaaaaatttgtgtcaCCGTTAAAAAATTTCGGTATCAAAATTAAGAAACTTTCTCCGTCACAGCTAAAAAATTTGGatgttatttttctaaaaattatacaCAATTTAAAATTTCCTTTGTTTCACTTTCtcataattattcttattttatccTCTTAATAAAAATCTGTATTATAATTAAGAAATTTCGacatgaaaattataaatttttttgtgtcatAGTTAAACaatttcaatgctatttttaataaattatgcataatttaaaattctctttttcttttctttttcatcatcatcgttatcgtcattatcatcattttttttatttaacaacaGTAAGAGTGGTATTAATaaaaaatgacaataaaaaaatacatgtaaaaaaaagaatataaataAGAATTTCGCTAGGGaacaatttaattatatttaattgacGAAAATACTTAATTGTATAAAAAAACCGTTTTGTTAATACCCTCGTATGGAATTAAATACTTACTCTgggctaaaataaaaaaaaatatgaacgaaattgattattgaatattGGATAAAAACTGGCAGGTAAATTTGCAAATTGATCATtgtcaaatttctttttaaaccCGCGTGGTCAAAATTGTACTAGTGGAAATAGCTGTCACCTCCGCCGCGCCCCCTGTTAAACCACACAAagttacgaaaaaaaaaaaaacagttaacATCGAAACGACAGAAAAAGCAGCGTTTAAAACTCGCAGAAGCAAACAAAAgtacaaaactaattttttaacaaaaatagaaaaccCCCACTTGCGTCAGTTGCGTGTGTGATAGTAATAAAAGCAAAAATCCATTTTGCAACCCCACCAAACAAAACCCATAAGGCCATAacccattcattcataattcattcgTTCATTTTTAAATTTCGTTCCTCCCCTCAAATTCTCACACCCAAGAGTGAactgagaagagaagaagagaggggaagagggaaaaaaaagaaaaaaaaaaaagaaaagagaagaaacccTAAACGACATCGAAAATGGCCGTTTCGAGTTGCAGCAAGGTTTTCTCTTCTGCCTCGTTTGAATGCCGTTCGGATCCCGATTTCTCTGCTCCTCCGCCGAGGTTCGAGAACCTTCGCTCACGATGCCGCCTCGAAACGGCGTCGTTTCggtctctctccctctccctttccccttcactCATCTTCCGTTTCCCGCCAAATTTCCAGCGCCAGCTCAGCACCAAGGCCCGCCGCAACTGCAGCAACATCGGCGTCGCTCAGATCGTCGCTGCGTCGTGGTCCAACAActctccctcctcctcctccaccgcCGGAGCTCCGGCGTCACCGGCAGCCTCCGTCGTTGATGCCGCTGCCTCCGCCACCCCGATCTCCCTCTCCCCCGCCGAGGTCGCCGGCGACGAGGACGTTGTCGTCGTTGCCGCCGCCGAGGAGGAGGAAGATGGAAACGGGACTGTACAGTTTAAGGGTTCCGTTGACACTTTTTCTTATTCTTCGTTAACAGATGCAAGCAAAACCATTCATGCCGGTACCttatccttcttttcttttttcccccCAAGAATCCAAGATTAATGaattaattaatgatttgatATTCTTAATTAATGTTGTTATTTTAGTTAATTACCAAAAGGtgtttcatttattatttttttgttttccagcTGAAAGGTTAGGTCGGGGCATTGTGACTGATGCTATTACGACCCCTGTAGTGAACACTTCTGCATACTTCTTTAAGAAAACCGCTGATCTCATTGATTTCAAGGTACTAAATCTTTCTTTTGAAGCATTAAATAAAGTTTGGTTTTATCTGATCCTATGAACATGGGAAGTTTGTAAATGATGCAAAATTATCGTGTGGATTTTCAGATTTTGTTATTCATACCTTATAATCTTATATGTATGTCTGTAGAGTTGTATATTTCGTGATTGAATCAATTTATGTTATATTTCTATATATATGATTGGTGGTCATTTCATCTTGTCTTTTAGGAAAAACGCCAAGTTAGTTTTGAATATGGACGCTATGGAAACCCAACTACTGTGGTTTTGGAGGAGAAGATAAGGTTTGTATTTGATTTGTGTTGACAGAGATTCTTGTTTTCGTAAATTTGTTAACATTGAATGTGAAACACATCAACTATACCGTAGAATTTTGTTAGAGCAAGGGCTGGTGCTTAACATAATAGATGTCACAGAACAAGAGGTTTCTGTTGCTCAAGTAGTATAAGAATTTCACTCTATTCCTATCATCTGGTTTTTTAATTGTGACGAGGATCTAATGGGGTTTCTTGATGCCTTCTTTCAACCAGTGCACTGGAAGGTGCTGAATCAACTTTGATCATGGCATCAGGCATGTGTGCCAGCACAGTCCTGCTGATGGCACTGGTGCCGGCTGGTGGACATCTGGTGACCACCACAGATTGCTACAGGAAGACTAGGATTTTCATTGAAACCATCCTTCCAAAGATGGGAATTTCTGTAAGTGATTGGTTTATTTGGTTGTTTTATGGGTTCTGTTTGTATTGGGAATGGTTTCTTGTTATTGAAAATTGCTAAAGATTTGTTGAACAACTTGAGGGGGAAATTAGTGTTTCACTTCCCTTTATGCAA from Arachis hypogaea cultivar Tifrunner chromosome 10, arahy.Tifrunner.gnm2.J5K5, whole genome shotgun sequence includes:
- the LOC112716416 gene encoding cystathionine gamma-synthase 1, chloroplastic — translated: MAVSSCSKVFSSASFECRSDPDFSAPPPRFENLRSRCRLETASFRSLSLSLSPSLIFRFPPNFQRQLSTKARRNCSNIGVAQIVAASWSNNSPSSSSTAGAPASPAASVVDAAASATPISLSPAEVAGDEDVVVVAAAEEEEDGNGTVQFKGSVDTFSYSSLTDASKTIHAAERLGRGIVTDAITTPVVNTSAYFFKKTADLIDFKEKRQVSFEYGRYGNPTTVVLEEKISALEGAESTLIMASGMCASTVLLMALVPAGGHLVTTTDCYRKTRIFIETILPKMGISATIIDPADVGALESALEQHNVSLFFTESPTNPFLRCVDIKLVSELCHKKGALVCIDGTFATPLNQKALALGADLVVHSATKYIAGHNDVLGGCISGPDKLVSQIRNLHHVLGGTLNPNAAYLIIRGMKTLHLRVQQQNSTGLRMAKILEAHPKVKRVYYPGLPSHPEHELAKRQMTGFGGVVSFEIDGDLMTTIKFVDSLKIPYIAPSFGGCESIVDQPAIMSYWDLPQSERAKYGIHDNLVRFSFGVEDFEDLKDDILQALEAI